In Aspergillus fumigatus Af293 chromosome 6, whole genome shotgun sequence, the genomic window GCGCGTGAGCTGCTGCGCCGTGGCCGTTTTGCCCTGCGCCTGGTACCGCGACTTGAACCAGTCGATCATATCGCCGCCGGGGATCTTCTCCTGGGCGGGCGACAGCTTCTGCGCTTCTTGATCGGCGAGCAGCTTGGCGATCTTGCGCCCGATGAGCGCCTTGTTCTGCTCGAGGGTCTTGACCTCGCGCAGGAACGGGGCCACCAGTGGCCGGATCCAGTGCGGGTAGAAGCGCAGCACCATCCACGCGCGCGAGACGTCCTGCGTGTAATTGACGTTGGACTCGATCCAGTCGGGCTCTCGGCTGAGAGGCAAGCCGACAAAGGCGCGGCCGGACAGGATCGTGGCGACCTTGGGCATGATCGACCGGGGCTTCACGCGGGTCCACGAGTTGGGCGGGACCTGCAGCACGGTCGACATGGCGTAGTCGATCTCGGCGGTAAACGAGGCCAACACGGCCGGAGTGTTGCGGACCAGGAGGTATCGCATGGCATCGTCGAACTCATCGGCCTTGGTGCCCATGTACGAGTATTCGCCGAGGAACTGGTTGTAATGGTGCTTCTTGATGGAGAGCTGGTTCTCGGGCAGGGCCTTGACGGTGTCGATCTCAGAGACAGGAAGCACCACTAACTGCTGTCCGGGCACTCCCAGTGCGAACGGCGTGTCTGGATACTGCGACTGTGAGCTTCACGGTGCGACgtgtgctggtggtggtggtgttgcgAGTACCTTGGCATGGCCCTCCTCCAGCGTTTTCACAATATCTTGATCACCAACACTCTGCAGGACCGGCAAGTCCAGCGCCTTTAGACTCTTTGTCTTTTGCAAAAGCAGTCGATATACCCAGTACAGCAGGCCGACTCCAAACGAGACCGCGACGGCGGTCCGCACGGACTGGGGGAGGTAGACTTGGTCCATGGCGCGTGCTTTcacttctctttctctttgcTTTGGGGAATTCAATTCAATTCTGCAATCAATTCCCCATCGACTCTATTTAATTCTACTCGGTCCATCCGAATGTGGTGCAACATGTGTCTTATAGATCAATTGCATGACCATTGGCCCATTCCGCGGAAACATTTTTTCGGATGCCGAGAAGAAAGTGTCCGAACCCATGCGCCGTATATAAATACCACCCCGACGAGGCTCTTTCATTCtggtttttcttttcttttggtAATTTCTGGCATCCCACTACTCTCGCGCATACCACAACCATGTCGATCGGCAAACTACTCTCCAACGGAGCCCTGCTCGTCGACGTGCTCATCATCGGCGCCGGTCCCGCTGGTCTCTCGACAGCCACCGGCCTGGCCCGTCAACTGCACACGGCAGTCGTCTTCGACTCTGGCGTCTACCGCAATGCAAAGACCCAGCACATGCACAACGTCCTCGGATGGGACCACCGCAACCCGGCCGAGCTGCGCGCCGCGGGTCGCGCCGACCTGACCACCCGCTACTCCACCATCCAGTTCCAGAACAGCACGATCGAGGCGATCCGCCAGGTCGAGACCAACCAGCTGTTCGAGGCGCGCGACAACGAGGGCCACAGCTGGTACGGTCGCAAGGTCGTGCTGGCGACCGGCGTCCGCGACATCCCCCTCGACATCGAGGGATACTCGGAGTGCTGGGCGAACGGCATCTACCACTGTCTCTTCTGCGACGGCTACGAGGAACGTGGCCAGGAGACCGTGGGTGTCCTGGCTCTGGGGCCCATCGCGAACCCTGCGCGCGCTCTGCATTTGGCTCGCATGGCCCTCCGGCTTTCCGAGTCCGTCACCATCTACACGAATGGCAATGAGCAgctggccaaggagatcCAGCAGGCCGCCGAGGAATCCCCTGTCGGTGCCTCGGGACTGAAATTCGAGGCTCGACCCATCCGGCGATTCGAAAAGGGCGATGTCGCCAAGACCGTCATTGTTCATCTTGGGGAGTCGGAGTCGAAAACGGAGGGCTTTTTGGTACGTTGTCCAGTTTACTCGACAGAGATATCCTTGCTAACCGCGGCAAACCGCTCAGGTGTACAACCCCCAAACGGAGGTCAATGGACCGTTTGCCAAGCAGCTCGCCTTGAATATGACAGAAGGAGGGGATATCCTGACCACGCCGCCCTTCTATGAGACCAGTGTGCCCGGAGTATTTGCCGTGGGGGATTGTGCCACGCCGTTAAAGGCCGTCACGCCCGCGGTGTCGATGGGATCTTTGGCCGCTGGCGGTCTCGTGGCTCAGCTGCAGGCTCAGGCATTGCCGGAGTTTCGTCTCGATCAGGAGCTATAGAAGTTTGTTATAGCTGTACATAAATAGCTGTACATACGTCTTAGATTCGCTAGGTTCATGAATTGACTTTCCTTACTGCCAGGATTCGAGAATTGTGAGGCACCATCTCCAAAGATCTGTGACAAATAAGAGTAAAGACGCAAGTAACCTTTCTCCAGTTGGCAGGTGTGAACCTTGACGTTGAAATGGCCCCCTGTGGATAGCTTCATATCCCGCCGGTGGGATAAAATCGGCGACCGAAAACTGCGGCATTCCATGGATAGGGTCGCCGTTTATTATAATATAACACCCCCAAGACGGCAGACAGATCTTCAacgacagcaacagcaccatGGCAACCTCCACCCCCTCCTTCGAATACAACATCTCCTTCACGACCCCCGCCAACCCACCGTCCTGTGAGCCCAAGCTCACGGCAAAGGATCTTTGGACCGGCATCGCCCGAGTGGCAGATGCTCCCCAGGAATATGCGCCGTACGTCTCCAAGTGCGAGGTGCTCTCGCGCAACGGCCACGCTCTCGAGCGCAAACTGACCATGGCCAACGGGGCGGTCCACAAGAGCGACGGGGAGATCATGTATCAAGATGTGTGGATTGCAGATCGTTTACTGGTAGTTTTGTCTCTTCCAGCAGTTCATCCCCGTGCAATAGCTGACTCGTCCAGGTGGAAGCAAGAACCAAGGATACAGGCGCAAAGACTACCTTCTTGCTGTCCTACCACGACACGGCAGCCGTGAGCCCCGAATCGACGGATATCAGCTTTACGGTGATCTACGAGCTGAAGCTGACCGGGATCGAGCCTGGTAGTCCCGAGGCGGAACGCATTCAGGCGGAATACCCCGAGTTGACGCGCAAGGCCTGCACCTCGACGGTGGAGCAGATTCGGGAACGGAAGAAGAATGGGCAGTTGGACGCCTGGGCTCAGGCTGGTGAAGTTCCCGCCTGGTGATAGATGGTGCATATGATCGGCATCTCTCAATCATCTGGATGTTGTCGGGATAGTGTAAATAAGGCCTGTGCAGATCATTCCCAGCACCGTGTGTGGCTCACACTCAAGGGGACTATGAAACTAGTGCTTTGCTATGCCTGTGATTGACTTATGCAGATGGCACAAATATGATGTTAGTGCGGTCTTAGGGTCTACAGGCTTCAATCATTCTACGCCGGGCTATTTGCCCAGCCCCAGTCCATGCTAGACGTGTCCACGGTCTCTCCATTGGAAACGAGCACAGCGAGCCATGAGAGGCAAGATGACGGTCATGCGAACCACTGCTACCTTTAGGCTGTTACTACCAGTCATCTTTGTTGCTGTGCCTATACAACTCAAAGTCAATGAAAGGTCAATAGGCTCACTCGAAGCGAGCTGGGTAAAAGACCGCGTTGGACTACGACCTGCCAGATACCTTTAGGACTTAGGTTGACTGGTCTATTGCTGTCACAACGAGTCCAGGCCACTAAGAAAAATAAGAATTTCGCCACCAAACCTGACTGATGGGGATCTAGTGTATGTACGAGGCAGTGGTGGTAGCGCTTTATCATATAGTCTGGTTCTGACAAGACGTCGCTGGTTTCTGTTGTTCATAGACAGTTGAGTGTCTTGGATTCATGTGGAAGCCTTGTGAGTTCAATGAAATAAGTAAAAAATAAAGTATAAACAGCATTGTGACTGACTACAGCTAAGTAGCAAGATGAGGTGATATAGACATCTTATGTAGTCTGATTCAATATTGTACCCACTCTTTGGGAATAGCATCACCGCGCTGAGGTGCGGATCGGACCCATACTACGATATGATACGATCTCTCTGATCAGGCAGACTGAACTCCAGTAAAGTACATTAAGCCCTTTTCAAAAGTCCTCAGTACTTTTCACTTGAATCCGGCCCGCTAAGCGTTGCAAAGGTATGAGAAACCAGCCTCTTAGATTCTAGTATGAAATCAATAATCCATGTTAGTTCACTGCACCGCAATACCAAATGAGAATCATCTTAAGCAATTACGCGTCTGGGTTCAGCCATTCAGGGGCGCGCTCAGAATCCCCAGGAGCATTTTCTTCCTTACAAAttctgttccttttcctACTTAATATAGCAGGGTCTCACCTAGTCTGTCTAGTTTAAAAAAAATAGCAGAACTTACCTATGAGCAAGCTCAATAGATCATAGATAAGATTAGCTATAAGAATAGTATGATCACAGACAAAGATCAAGCCACAACACCCCCTACTATTCTCAAAGCACTACAAAGTATTCAGGATCAGCTTAGAGGACTTCAGCTCCCATGGACGCAATATAATACACCTAATATTCAAAGGGACGTTATATTCCAGTTGATCTCTAGCGCCTGACTCATTGCACTATAATTAGGCAAAGTAGTAAGGAGAAGAACCCTATTTCTCCTTAGACATGTCTCCAGACTGTATAATTGTCAACTCTAATAGCAATAGGTACTTAAAAAGTAACATCATGTGGCTTTCTAAGGGCTGTAATTTATCCTATTCATTCCTCTAGAATACCCTAACCAGCTACTTGTATAGTAGAGttcttctatatatattttaaaTAGTCAGAGGAGCCTATATACAGTCTAGTCCATTTTCCTTTACTCTAGGACCTTAAAGATGTGGTAATAAGCTTAGATTTACAACCCCAGTAAATAAAGACCCCGTATACTTGCCCAAAGGAGTATGCACTAGGATTATTCAGTACCCTAGTCTGCTAGGGGGATTTAATAAATTAGTATAGGAGTTTAAGGATATTACAGATAACAGTTTTGTGCTACTTAATCCTAATAACACTCACCAACCTACATATAAGAAGTTCATGTTCATTACTCATCTAGAAAACCATTAAATAATACACCTAATATATAAAGTCCAACTGCAAGACAGTATCCTAGAGGTCACCAAAACAGCACTAGGCCTTTTTAGGTTATCTTTATAATCCACACAGCACTTCCTCCTATACAAGCCAACCCTTCCACCGCGTTTGTTTAATAAGATGGCGCTCTTATTTCTAGTTAATTAAGATTCAAAGCTAGTCATAGAGCCTTAAATAGCTTACCACATTATTAGTCTATTTGCTTTTCCTATAAGAAGAGTAGGATTCAGTATACATAGCTCTATAATTACCACCTCTAAGTAGGCTGCTAACTTAATAGtttattatttatataacTATAAAGAGGTTCAAGCTAGTAGGAGATACTGACATCAacttattaatattattaaaggaTTATATTATTAATTCCTTCTATAATAGTGTTTCCTTCTATTAGCATCCTGCCATGCCTTAGGATTAGGTCTAGTACATTCCTAAATAGAGCAACATCACACCAGCGTGGCATAGCACAGTTTAAGGGTTAATAGAAAAGCTCCAAACAGCCCCTATTTTTAAGAGGCAGGATAGTGCTCTAGAAAGCCTGTATTTACTTTAGTACTTATCCCCAGAGTATTACAGTGCAGACACCAAGCCCTTATCTAGCACATTAAATAAGGAATATTACCTTTCCACTAAATACAGTGCTTACCTTAATTTTTTAAAGCCTCTTAGCCTCTAAGAGGTCTCAGATTATAAAGTCCTAGAAAGACTTAGACTAATACTAGTAAAAACCTTACATCTGCTACAGACTTCCAACCCTAAAAAAGAAGTAGATATCACTCATCCTATAATTACTAATTAAGTGGCTTAAGAGGGATCCAAAGGATACCTTAGTACTTAAGATTAGAGACATTCTGCTTATTAAATTAAGCAATAGTACTTTCATCTAAGGCAACAACTAAAAGCTAATAAAATCTAGAGTTGATTTAGCTGCAGCAAAGGATGCTGTCTACTTTTCAACTAACACTAATAGTACTAACATTCTAAAATATATTAGTCTTGTGACTATTTCTGATAATGCAGCTAGGGACCATAACTAGAATAAATTATATTATCTTCTTAGGGTCCGACGTGCAAGCCCAGAGCTCATTATAGGGGTAATTAGTAATCATAACTATGCTATCTCCGTTGCGCCAACTACAGGGAATATTCTAGCTGAGTATATACACATTCTATGCTACGTCTTTGACAGTTGTGCTAAAGATAATTACTTAAAGAAGCCTTGCCTTATAGTTGCTGATGAGCATCAGAGGAGACTATTATGCAGGACCTCTTACCCTAGGCATCTTCCCTATAATATATACCTTAGAATAGAGGGAGCCTATAGAACCGCAGCCATTACACAAAGATTAAAGTTAGGCCTATTATTAGGCACATACCTTTCTCTATTACACCCTACCTTTCTTAATCCAAACTATATAGGCAAAACACACATTactaataatatatagagAATATAGCTAGAGCAGCATGGGATTATACCCTAAGTTCCTCAGTTAACACAGAGAAATAACCCTAAAGAGCTCTCTAATCTATTTAATGGAATAATATACCACCATCTAGATATCTTATTAGTATCTTATAAAGGTACTAGGACACATACACTACAGAGATAAATAAAGAACTACTTATTACATCCACTCTTAAAAGAGCAAAAGTTCTAACATTAACTGGACTGGCGAGTCTTGGTAAATACTACTTTCCCACCCTAGAGATTTATGACTTAGTTAACACCATGTCCACCCTATTACACATCAACTTTGCCAAACTCCTAGAGACCTGGGGCCCGGGCAGCGAGCAGAAATAGGGATTTCTCTGAGAGCTTGGTGTatctagtagtagtagagcAGTAGTAGTGATGAAGGTCGTTACAGATCACTTATTATCTACCATGCCACTGGAGGACGCCAAACCGCATTTTTTCAAACTCTACCAATGGATATCTCAGAGATCATTCGACAACTTGCAATACTTGCGGTACAGGCGctttccagcttctccgtTCTGTTCTGACGTAGACAGGGACTTTTTcaacgaggagaagaccGTATATGTTCTGGATCGCAGTGACGGTGCAAAGTTGGTGTCTCTCGACCAGTGCATTTGGCGTGGCCCCTCATGGTTGCAGACTGGGTATACTCTTATGTTATATGAGGAATATGCAAGCAACGCAAAAATAAGGGGCCTATTTTCAGACATATTAGCTGTGCCAGATGCAGACACAGCAACCTATATAGCAGAATTAATCCACGTACAGGACGTCGGGGTAGGCTTGATAGATAAAACACAGAGGGTATACCAGGCTATTATAAAGGATATAAAAGACAAGGAGGATTACAGCAGTCTGTGGTGAGTATTAACTCCTAACCAGCGCCTAAACACCATCTGATAGTGGCTTAATGAATAGGAGTGGGTTTCAACAATTCAAGGTAATATATATCCCAGGCTCAGGGTGGTGGTATTTACTGTAATAGTGCATCTAGGCATTATTTTCAACTAGTAATAAGATTAGCATTAGTGATACCTATCCAGATATAGAGAGCTTCTTTATTAAGAAGCTCCAGGTTCAGCGGCCCTCTATACTTTATTATATCAACTATACTTAGGACCTTTgtaacaacaacaacagcagtaTTAATAAGATTATCAAGGCTCTGTGCCATATTAAGAACCTTAGACCCACCAAGTCTGACCTAAATCGCCTCAAGCATATTAATTTCCTGCCCATCAAGGGCCCTGAGGAGGCATTCTACTAGGGATCAGTCACATCCAATTTCTTCATCATTAATAGGGAGGGCTGGCCCATACTATTCTATGGAGACGTGCCAACACTGCAGTTTCACATGTCTGAAGTCCATAAATTAGCTCCACTCTTAAAATCTCTAGGGCTAGAAAACCAGTTTATTTCTGTTTGTGCAAAGAGGAAAACTAGCATCTCAGAAATGCCTTCAGAGCCCTCACTAGAACTTATGACCGACTTCCGTCAAAGGGCAGTCGGTCTGTCGAGGTACGTTTCTCTGAGTCACCGACTTTGAGAGTCACCACTAAACTGCTCCAGATGCATCGCCCACTACTGCAGTGGAAAGATTCATGCTGCTCATTATGAATACCACTCTCTCGCCTATATTTCCTgaataggcttagtgcctagacatctcGCCTTAATGGCTCATGTaaatatcttcatttctctctcttagctagcaAAGATAGTTAGAATTAAGTCACTCATACTATTCTTACTCATAGGTTATAAGCCCTTATAGCTTATTATAAGGAGATCTTTATCTTTATCTCTATTCcctatattctatattttAAAACGCGTTCTGTACGCATATTCTTATTAGTTAGATTAAAATTTTAACTATATAGATCTATACTactccttcttccttctatAGTAATTCTTCTATAGAATCCAGCCTATCTTATTAAATTAGAAGCCTCTAAGGCCCTAttaatctatctaattaaaatagatattaatattaatattaaacCCCACAAGGTTATCCCTATTCTTAAGGGCGAATCTAACGACTATCTGAATAGAAGGACTCTAGGGATACCTTTATAGTTATAACACTAACTATTAGAAGCttctataataaagatatattaCCCTAAACTAACTAATACTCTATAAAATAAATTAAGAGCATATATACTAAAGTCTCCTATAAAGACTTAGAGAGTAGTAATCTCTTAagccttagtaagctattaAAAACCCCCTAGCttctatagtagtagtagcttTAACCTCCTCCCTACTAGTAATAGTCACTGTGGCTCTAAATTAACTTCTATTAATAGTCTTAGAGATAGAGGTTAATTAAAACATCTAAGAATAAACTATATATAATCACTAGCTCCTAGAATGCTATAAGTAATAAATAGAAGCATTTACTCATCTTAACTACTAGGTACTTATAATActctatactactattaataatatagtAAAGGTATATATTTTAGGTCTTACTAATATAGTCTAGGCTTTTAAGAAGCTAAAGAGCCTATATAAATAATCTAGCAGAGATAGTCTCTTCTTACTATAGCAAAAAATATATAGGATTAAATATAACCTAAATAGTAATTATAATGCCTTTCTACAGAAATAGCAAGCTGTAATTACTAAGATATATACTCTAGGAGATCTACTAGACTAGATTAAATATTACTTATTcctttaattaattaaaggCATCCCTTATCTAGATAACTttataataaatataaaaataataatagctaGCTAATAGATAGCCTTAGCTAATATCTATACTTAGTTTTAATATTTTAAATTTAAATAACGCGCAATAGGCATGGCGTGGACTTAATCTAATACTAATCAACTATCTACTAATTCTATTTAAGGGGGGTAAGGTAGCTAATATAGTAgatatagtaataattaaTCTAATACCTCACAGTCTAATTCTAATAGTAATTTAACTCTAAATTAGACTAATTAACATCCTCCTGATAGGCCTATAACTAAGGACCCTAATAATAAAGATGCTAGAGTTATCTGGTGTTACTACTATAGTAAATTTAGTAATTATCTCCTATCTAAATATTACTTAAAGAATGCTACTTCTAATCCTTTTATTACTACCTCCTTATAGAGAGAAGGCTAGAGAGGGCATAGCTATAGATATAGTAGATTTACTACTAATACTACTTCTTATTCTAATTAAGATAATAAGAATTATAATAAAGAGGCTAATTAGATTGCATTTAATAGAGACTCTCTATAGGtaaataatattaagctCTCCTGctagtagatataatataaaGAGGTTAGTACTATTAACTAGGACTAACCCTATAACTAGATATTAGATTCTAGCGCGAGTAATATAATGACTCCTTACTattctttatttattaactattaaGAGATAGTTCTACTAGTCTGTATAGCTATAGGTTAGGTCTTCTAGACTAAAGGCTATAgcactattattattaatcttaCCCTACTAAATAGCACTAAATATATCAGATCTATTATACTACTAAAAGTCTGGCATACACTAGCTCTTACTTATAATCTAATTTCTATTAGAAAGCTTATAGAATTAGGTATTAATACTATCTTCAGGAAGAATAGTAGTATTAAGCTTATCTATAATAGCTTAATTAAGGCCTTTGCTAAAATAATATAGAATTACTACTTTCTTTATACTACTAGCTATAAATCTATTAAAATATTTAAATAACTATAGCAGTCTAGCAGACTATTAGGCTTAGAagatattaaatatatatcttgCCCTGGATATAAAgtatttattaatataataactattaagGAACTATAGCTAATTAGTATTAAACTagcttattaatatactatatatctatctaagCATTACCTCTGTATGCTTTCTAACTATATAactagcttatatcttaaGAAAGGGGGGTTACAACTTTCTTGTAGCCTATGTGTCATGGGTAAGGACTAATAGTTACTATATAGCTAGGATAAATCTATATAGTCTGGCCCTAGTAAgtttttatatattaatatctGCGGACTACTCAGTATCTAAGCCTATAGTAGAGAGATATACTTTCTAactattatagataatactatatagttCTACTAGGTCTTCCTTCTTAAATCTTACACAGAGGTCCTAGATAAGCTTATTTAGGTGATTAATTACCTAGAGATATAGTTCTCTTATAAGGTTAAGAAAATCTGTGGAGATAATGCTACTAAGCATTAActaatataattatatataatagataagGGTATTATCTAGGATCTAATACCTCCTTATATACTGCAGCTTAACAGTGTCATAAAgattaagaattattatcttattaagcCTATTATCTTAGTTATAGCAGAGAACTAGCTCCCTAAGTATCTATAGAGGCACCTagttcttatagttaactatctatctaattaCCTCTTCTATTCTAAGATTAGTATAACTCATTATAAGGCACTCTATAGCATCTAGCTAGATATCTCCTATTAGTATACACTAGGCTGTAAGTGCTGGGTCTTAATACCTAAAAAATAGCATAAGAAGCTAGATCTATATATGTCTAAGGGCTGCTTTATTAGCTATATAGAAGGGTTCTATAAGATCTATGATATATCTACTAAGAAGATTATTCaatcttataatattatctttatagAAGAGCTGCAGATATCTACTAAGTTAGATATAACCTATAATCTAGATTAAActaattaatatagttaaTAGGCTATTAATGAGACAAATTAACTGCTAGAATAATATCATATTCTAATTAAATTCCTTAAGATaagaaatagtagatacTTACTACTTATATAGCCTCTAGTTCTAATTATTCTAGCTCCAGTCCCTTCTAACTTAGAttctactatatctaagaTACCTAATTAGCTAATCTAATATAAATCTATAGGTATCCTTCCTAATCTCCTACTCCCTTCTTATTTTAAATATACTCTACAGCTTAATAATGCTTTTAATTATCCtattattaaataattaGCTAATCACAGCCCAGAGCTACTTAATCTAACTAATAAAAGCCTATAGATTCCTCCTATAGGACCTGCTTAACAGATAAGTAAGACTTAGGCCTTAGAGGATATCCTACTATATTATTCTATATACATTTAGaaactattatattataCTATAGAAGCTATGGAGGGCCTAgctatatactttaataagCTATTCTTACCTTAGCTAGTTTAAATAgctgatatatatattctctAGATAATTATTAATCACATCCTAGACCTAGTTAATAGAGTGGAGgaataattatatatctatatagtTAAATCTGCTATAGCTAATCTAGATATCTCCTATAATTTATAGAGAGATAATTTCCTTCCCTATACCTATACTAAGGCTATTATATGCAAGCATAGATCTAACTAGTATTAAGCTATCTATAAGGAAGTCTTAGAgcttatctataatagtactTTTTAAGTAATTAACTA contains:
- the gliF gene encoding cytochrome P450 monooxygenase gliF encodes the protein MDQVYLPQSVRTAVAVSFGVGLLYWVYRLLLQKTKSLKALDLPVLQSVGDQDIVKTLEEGHAKYPDTPFALGVPGQQLVVLPVSEIDTVKALPENQLSIKKHHYNQFLGEYSYMGTKADEFDDAMRYLLVRNTPAVLASFTAEIDYAMSTVLQVPPNSWTRVKPRSIMPKVATILSGRAFVGLPLSREPDWIESNVNYTQDVSRAWMVLRFYPHWIRPLVAPFLREVKTLEQNKALIGRKIAKLLADQEAQKLSPAQEKIPGGDMIDWFKSRYQAQGKTATAQQLTRDQLLATFASIYNLSNALTYVMFDLAANPAAVDELREELDQVLGPNVGAESIDKTALPRLIKLDSFVRESQRLSPTSLVNIPRIVTDPNGLRLKTGHVIPPGYLVMVRAQPINQSPTLYPNPERFDAFRFARLRQQGGANENRWQHTSTGADNINFGHGIWACPGRFFASAEIKVVVAYVIRHYDLRLIEGRPHPKPKYGGLAIFPDAGAEVELKPRV
- the gliT gene encoding thioredoxin reductase gliT; its protein translation is MSIGKLLSNGALLVDVLIIGAGPAGLSTATGLARQLHTAVVFDSGVYRNAKTQHMHNVLGWDHRNPAELRAAGRADLTTRYSTIQFQNSTIEAIRQVETNQLFEARDNEGHSWYGRKVVLATGVRDIPLDIEGYSECWANGIYHCLFCDGYEERGQETVGVLALGPIANPARALHLARMALRLSESVTIYTNGNEQLAKEIQQAAEESPVGASGLKFEARPIRRFEKGDVAKTVIVHLGESESKTEGFLVYNPQTEVNGPFAKQLALNMTEGGDILTTPPFYETSVPGVFAVGDCATPLKAVTPAVSMGSLAAGGLVAQLQAQALPEFRLDQEL
- the gliH gene encoding SRPBCC family protein, with protein sequence MATSTPSFEYNISFTTPANPPSCEPKLTAKDLWTGIARVADAPQEYAPYVSKCEVLSRNGHALERKLTMANGAVHKSDGEIMYQDVEARTKDTGAKTTFLLSYHDTAAVSPESTDISFTVIYELKLTGIEPGSPEAERIQAEYPELTRKACTSTVEQIRERKKNGQLDAWAQAGEVPAW